In the genome of Chryseobacterium arthrosphaerae, one region contains:
- a CDS encoding SIP domain-containing protein, whose amino-acid sequence MNSLASPALNISTGIILLKNKIAAHTYHIRIQSQDFSQIQSVTGSAIDIYQSDPHYDLQPVVQQYTFWDYEPVHHIADIAITICCDHEEKKWIENLQQGDTLFFRLLCGSWVPDQAADHYILISDVKALSQLYEINRALPVSKKVTAVAYAEQEDYLFPDLDQSFPVKTFLISPTDPVKILEWIMRSFRKDIQNAVIYVLGDSLAASFIYHDLKDQSLLEIQTVYLNPF is encoded by the coding sequence ATGAACAGTCTCGCAAGTCCGGCTCTGAATATTTCCACAGGAATTATTCTGCTGAAAAACAAAATAGCAGCCCACACTTACCACATCAGGATCCAGAGTCAGGATTTTTCACAGATTCAGTCCGTTACGGGATCGGCTATAGATATTTATCAGTCTGACCCACATTACGATCTTCAGCCGGTAGTGCAGCAATATACATTCTGGGACTATGAGCCTGTCCATCATATTGCAGATATTGCCATTACCATATGTTGTGATCATGAAGAGAAAAAATGGATAGAAAATCTTCAGCAGGGAGATACTCTGTTTTTCAGGCTGCTTTGCGGATCATGGGTGCCGGACCAGGCTGCGGATCATTATATTCTGATCAGTGATGTAAAGGCATTATCCCAACTCTACGAGATCAACAGGGCACTGCCCGTAAGTAAAAAGGTAACGGCTGTTGCTTATGCAGAACAGGAAGATTATCTTTTCCCGGACCTTGACCAAAGCTTCCCCGTAAAAACTTTCTTGATCTCCCCCACAGACCCTGTAAAAATTCTGGAATGGATCATGAGATCTTTCCGGAAGGATATTCAAAATGCAGTAATATATGTATTGGGAGATTCTCTGGCAGCTTCTTTCATCTATCATGATTTAAAAGATCAGTCTCTTTTGGAAATCCAAACTGTTTATTTAAATCCTTTTTAA
- a CDS encoding CusA/CzcA family heavy metal efflux RND transporter, protein MLNKIIEFSVKNKLIIALFTIGLVLFGIYETTKLPIDAQPDITNNQVQIITTAPSYGAADIERLVTFPIEQATSNISGITELRSLSRFGLSLVTVVFDDETDVYWARQQVQERLQLVQDNIPAGIGKPELGPISTGLGEIFQYVVRAKKGYENVYDETELRTIQDWVVRRQLLGTKGVADVSSFGGKLKQYEIAINPNRLQAFNININDVFAALEKNNQNTGGAYIEKKETVLFIRSEGLLGSTEDIGNIQVAETGEGIPVHIKDVASVKIGFATRYGAMTYNDTGEVSGAIVLMLKGENANKVIANIKQRLEKIQESLPEGVVIEPFLDRAKMVNNTISTVKTNLMEGALIVVFILVLFLGNFRAGLLVASVIPLAMLFAIIMMNIFGVGGNLMSLGALDFGLIVDGAVIIVEAVLHQLAHKKHFGKDNMLSKKEMDAQVSGSATKMVNSAVFGQIIILIVYLPIFTLQGIEGKMFKPMAQTVAFALIGAFILSLTYIPMMSALVLSRKKKEKDNISDRVMTKVEAGHQKLLMKALKYKKTIILTVLILFAGAVFTLSKMGGEFIPSLEEGDFAVEMRILQGSNINETKKVTTQASGILLKQFPEIQKIVVKIGSAEIPTEPMPMDAGDMIIVLKPKKEWTSASSFPELSEKMSKALSVIPGLTTSFQFPVQMRFNELMTGARQDVVCKIYGENLDSLTVYAKKLGSIINTVKGAQDLYIEPVEGAPQVVIDYNRPELSRYNISVAEINRVINMAFAGQTAGALYEGEKKFDIVVRMDNEHKKDITSIQNLLVPTASGEQVPLSQLATVELKESPNQIQREDTKRRIIVGFNAKGRDVQTIVEELQQKAGKNLKFSPGYTISYGGTFENLNEAKARLGVAVPISLVMIFLLLFFAFGSVKHSLLIYTAIPLSAIGGVYFLALRGMPFSISAGVGFIALFGVAVLNGIVLISEFNRLKSNGVSNTSRIVLMGTRIRLRPVLMTAFVASLGFLPMALSNGAGAEVQRPLATVVIGGLMLATLLTLFVLPILYVVFEHINKDKMKFSKTINYKKLSVLLLLLSFGGIHAQENITYEQALEKAFQQNGTLKNSKLISEYQDKLKASYLDIPQMEVTGGFGQIQGEETDNSFGISQRFSFPTVYSKRKQMLDAEWAASVISQNLTKTQLTKEVTEVFYRILVLQEKKKVLEYISTLYHNFAEKAALRLKKGEANILEESTAEIQKEQVKVQLNSLENDLNIAKLQLQLLLQSEQSYQPVADKPVMNVGLQISEDRVKQHPELQYLLQQIKVGEAEVQLEKSRLLPELLIGYTNQSMKNINNNRFNSVQVGVGIPLFTKGQRALAKAAQAKIAITENQYQRKEIELKNRLGQQISNYMNLQRIIENYEQKQLPKSEIILQTAQKQMEVGEIDYLNWVILVNQAVKTKADYIDQLEKLNQTGAELNFLISK, encoded by the coding sequence ATGTTAAATAAAATTATTGAGTTTTCTGTAAAGAATAAACTCATCATAGCCTTGTTTACCATAGGTCTCGTTCTTTTTGGGATTTATGAAACCACCAAACTTCCCATTGATGCACAGCCTGATATCACCAACAATCAGGTTCAGATCATTACTACGGCTCCGTCTTATGGTGCTGCAGACATAGAACGTCTTGTTACATTTCCTATTGAACAGGCCACCAGTAATATCAGCGGAATCACTGAACTCCGCAGCCTTTCACGTTTCGGGCTTTCACTGGTGACTGTAGTTTTTGATGATGAAACGGATGTATACTGGGCCCGTCAGCAGGTTCAGGAACGCTTACAGCTTGTGCAGGATAATATTCCTGCCGGAATCGGAAAGCCTGAGCTGGGACCTATTTCTACAGGTTTGGGAGAGATTTTCCAGTATGTGGTAAGAGCCAAAAAAGGGTACGAAAATGTATACGATGAAACTGAGCTCAGAACCATTCAGGATTGGGTGGTAAGACGTCAGTTGCTGGGTACAAAAGGAGTTGCAGACGTCAGCAGTTTCGGTGGGAAGCTGAAGCAATATGAAATAGCCATCAACCCGAACAGGCTTCAGGCCTTCAACATCAATATCAATGATGTTTTTGCCGCCTTGGAAAAAAATAACCAGAATACAGGAGGCGCTTATATTGAGAAGAAAGAAACAGTTCTTTTTATCCGGAGTGAAGGGCTTCTGGGAAGTACAGAAGATATCGGAAACATCCAGGTTGCAGAAACCGGGGAAGGAATCCCTGTTCATATCAAAGATGTGGCGTCTGTAAAAATAGGGTTTGCCACAAGATACGGTGCAATGACCTATAATGATACCGGAGAGGTTTCCGGAGCCATTGTGCTCATGCTAAAAGGGGAAAATGCCAATAAAGTCATTGCCAATATCAAGCAAAGGCTGGAAAAGATCCAGGAATCATTACCGGAAGGCGTAGTCATCGAGCCATTCCTTGACCGGGCCAAAATGGTGAACAATACCATCAGTACGGTAAAAACCAACCTTATGGAAGGTGCTTTGATCGTAGTATTTATTCTTGTATTGTTTCTGGGAAATTTCAGGGCAGGTCTGCTGGTTGCTTCCGTGATTCCTCTGGCGATGCTTTTTGCGATCATCATGATGAATATCTTTGGTGTGGGAGGAAACCTGATGAGTCTCGGGGCACTGGACTTCGGTCTTATTGTAGACGGTGCCGTCATTATTGTAGAAGCCGTACTGCATCAGCTGGCCCATAAAAAGCATTTCGGAAAAGACAATATGCTGAGCAAAAAGGAAATGGATGCGCAGGTTTCGGGCTCAGCCACTAAAATGGTCAACAGTGCTGTATTCGGGCAGATTATTATCCTGATCGTGTACCTTCCGATCTTTACCCTTCAGGGAATTGAAGGTAAAATGTTCAAGCCTATGGCCCAGACGGTAGCATTCGCCCTTATTGGCGCTTTCATTCTTTCTCTTACCTATATTCCAATGATGAGTGCCCTGGTTTTGAGCAGAAAGAAAAAGGAAAAAGACAATATTTCGGACAGGGTGATGACCAAAGTAGAAGCGGGCCATCAGAAACTCCTTATGAAAGCCCTTAAATACAAGAAAACCATTATACTTACCGTTCTGATTCTTTTTGCAGGCGCCGTATTCACTTTGTCTAAAATGGGAGGGGAATTTATTCCTTCTCTGGAAGAAGGTGATTTTGCTGTAGAAATGAGAATCCTTCAGGGAAGCAATATCAATGAAACGAAAAAAGTGACCACCCAGGCTTCCGGAATTCTTTTAAAACAGTTCCCGGAGATACAGAAAATTGTTGTTAAAATCGGAAGTGCTGAAATCCCTACAGAGCCTATGCCTATGGATGCCGGAGATATGATCATTGTTTTAAAGCCTAAGAAAGAATGGACATCTGCCAGCTCATTCCCGGAACTTTCTGAAAAAATGAGTAAAGCCCTGAGCGTTATTCCGGGGCTGACCACCAGTTTCCAGTTTCCTGTACAGATGCGTTTCAACGAATTAATGACCGGAGCGAGACAGGATGTGGTTTGTAAAATCTATGGGGAAAACCTGGACAGTCTCACGGTGTATGCCAAGAAACTGGGAAGTATCATCAATACGGTAAAAGGAGCCCAGGATCTCTATATAGAACCTGTAGAAGGAGCTCCGCAGGTAGTCATTGATTATAACCGCCCTGAACTGTCACGCTATAATATTTCCGTGGCAGAGATCAACAGGGTGATCAATATGGCTTTTGCAGGCCAGACGGCAGGTGCTTTATACGAAGGAGAAAAGAAATTTGATATCGTTGTCCGGATGGATAATGAGCATAAAAAGGATATTACAAGTATTCAGAACCTTTTGGTACCTACTGCTTCCGGAGAACAGGTTCCGTTATCCCAGCTTGCCACGGTGGAACTTAAAGAAAGTCCTAATCAGATCCAGAGAGAAGATACCAAAAGAAGAATTATCGTTGGTTTCAATGCAAAAGGAAGAGATGTACAGACCATTGTAGAGGAGCTTCAGCAGAAAGCCGGTAAAAATCTTAAATTTTCTCCGGGATATACCATTTCTTACGGGGGCACATTTGAGAATTTAAATGAAGCTAAGGCCAGGCTCGGCGTTGCTGTTCCTATTTCCCTGGTGATGATCTTCCTGTTGCTGTTCTTTGCTTTCGGTTCTGTAAAGCATAGTTTGCTGATCTATACGGCCATTCCTTTATCCGCAATTGGCGGAGTATATTTTCTTGCGCTGAGAGGAATGCCCTTCAGTATCAGTGCAGGCGTAGGATTTATTGCCTTATTTGGGGTGGCTGTACTTAACGGAATTGTTTTGATATCGGAGTTTAACCGTTTGAAAAGTAACGGAGTAAGTAATACCAGCAGAATTGTACTCATGGGAACCAGAATCAGGCTTCGTCCGGTACTGATGACTGCTTTTGTAGCATCTTTAGGGTTTTTACCTATGGCTTTAAGCAACGGAGCCGGAGCAGAAGTACAGAGACCTCTGGCAACGGTTGTTATCGGCGGTCTGATGCTGGCCACTCTTCTTACCTTATTTGTACTTCCTATTCTCTACGTCGTTTTTGAACATATTAATAAAGACAAAATGAAATTCTCTAAAACAATCAACTATAAAAAACTGTCTGTGCTTTTACTCCTGCTTTCTTTCGGAGGCATTCATGCCCAGGAGAACATTACCTATGAGCAGGCTCTGGAAAAAGCTTTTCAGCAGAACGGAACCCTTAAAAATTCAAAATTAATTTCTGAATATCAGGATAAGCTGAAAGCCAGCTATCTGGATATTCCCCAGATGGAAGTTACCGGCGGGTTTGGACAGATTCAGGGAGAAGAAACGGACAATTCTTTCGGAATTTCCCAAAGGTTCAGCTTTCCTACGGTATATTCCAAAAGAAAGCAGATGCTGGATGCAGAATGGGCGGCAAGTGTGATCAGTCAAAACCTTACCAAAACACAGCTTACCAAAGAAGTTACGGAGGTTTTCTACAGGATTCTGGTGCTTCAGGAAAAGAAAAAGGTGCTGGAATATATCAGCACGCTGTATCACAATTTTGCCGAAAAAGCAGCTTTAAGATTGAAAAAAGGAGAAGCCAATATCCTTGAAGAATCAACGGCTGAGATTCAGAAGGAACAGGTAAAGGTACAGCTGAATTCCCTTGAAAATGATCTGAATATTGCAAAGCTTCAGCTTCAGCTGTTACTCCAATCCGAGCAGTCTTATCAGCCGGTTGCTGACAAGCCGGTGATGAATGTAGGACTTCAGATTTCAGAAGATCGGGTGAAACAGCATCCGGAACTTCAGTATCTGCTGCAGCAGATCAAAGTAGGTGAGGCAGAAGTACAGCTTGAAAAAAGCAGATTACTGCCTGAACTTCTCATAGGGTATACCAACCAGAGTATGAAGAATATCAACAATAACCGCTTCAATTCTGTTCAGGTGGGTGTGGGAATTCCATTGTTTACAAAAGGACAGAGGGCTTTGGCTAAAGCAGCTCAGGCAAAAATCGCCATTACTGAAAACCAGTATCAGCGTAAGGAAATTGAACTGAAAAACAGATTGGGACAGCAGATCAGCAATTATATGAACCTGCAAAGGATCATTGAAAACTATGAACAGAAACAGCTTCCAAAGTCTGAAATCATCCTGCAGACAGCACAAAAGCAAATGGAAGTGGGTGAAATTGATTATCTGAACTGGGTGATCCTCGTCAATCAGGCCGTAAAAACAAAAGCAGACTACATCGATCAGCTGGAAAAGCTTAACCAGACCGGAGCGGAACTTAATTTCTTAATTTCAAAATAA
- a CDS encoding efflux RND transporter periplasmic adaptor subunit, whose amino-acid sequence MHFKKISILSLVSVLVLSSCSSKKEEEKTVYENTKFSKSTENTVHLTEKQVQSVGITTTSIQNRNMEKLVRLNGKAEIAPSHISSVSSIMGGHIKAINVINGSHFSKGQVLAVVEDPQFIQLQQDYLVTKAQLEAARLNFNRQKDLNTSKASSDKTMQAAQADYATLNATLKGLEEKLRIIGINAKGLTTGNIRSRINIYAPFSGFVSKILVNNGQYINPADTLFELINPAGLLLELKVFENDVNDIKAGQEILVYNNQDPEVKSSARIISVAPSIETGGSATAVARLSSVNTAFIKGMYINAEVNISSRYTQGLPNEAVVAFENKNYVFEDLGKSNYKLIPVVTGIADDQFTEIIKADYLKDKKIVQKGAYSLLMMLKNKAE is encoded by the coding sequence ATGCATTTCAAAAAAATATCCATATTAAGCCTTGTTTCAGTACTTGTTCTTTCCTCATGCTCAAGCAAAAAAGAAGAAGAAAAAACAGTGTATGAAAACACAAAATTCAGCAAAAGCACTGAGAATACCGTTCACCTTACAGAAAAACAGGTACAGTCTGTAGGCATAACCACCACTTCCATTCAAAACAGAAATATGGAAAAACTGGTACGGCTGAACGGGAAAGCGGAAATTGCACCCTCTCATATCAGCTCTGTTTCAAGCATCATGGGTGGCCATATCAAGGCAATCAATGTGATCAATGGCAGCCATTTCAGTAAAGGGCAGGTACTGGCAGTGGTGGAAGACCCTCAGTTTATACAGCTTCAGCAGGACTATCTGGTAACGAAAGCACAGCTTGAGGCGGCCCGGTTGAACTTTAACCGCCAGAAAGATCTTAATACCAGCAAAGCCAGCAGCGACAAAACCATGCAGGCAGCTCAGGCGGACTATGCCACATTAAATGCTACCTTAAAAGGGCTTGAAGAGAAACTCCGCATTATCGGAATCAATGCCAAAGGGCTTACCACCGGAAATATCCGCAGCAGGATCAATATTTATGCCCCGTTCAGTGGCTTTGTAAGCAAAATTCTGGTCAATAACGGTCAATATATCAACCCTGCAGATACTTTATTTGAACTGATCAATCCGGCCGGATTACTGCTGGAACTCAAGGTCTTTGAAAATGATGTCAATGATATAAAAGCAGGGCAGGAAATCCTTGTGTACAACAATCAGGATCCTGAGGTGAAATCCAGTGCGAGAATTATAAGTGTGGCTCCAAGTATTGAAACTGGAGGTTCTGCAACCGCTGTAGCCAGATTATCTTCCGTGAATACTGCCTTTATAAAAGGAATGTACATCAATGCCGAAGTCAATATCAGCAGCCGTTATACCCAGGGATTACCCAACGAAGCCGTGGTTGCTTTTGAAAATAAAAATTATGTATTTGAAGACCTCGGAAAATCCAATTACAAATTGATCCCTGTGGTTACAGGAATTGCAGATGACCAGTTTACAGAAATTATAAAAGCAGATTATTTGAAAGATAAAAAAATAGTACAGAAAGGGGCTTACAGTCTTCTGATGATGTTGAAAAACAAAGCAGAATAA
- a CDS encoding aldo/keto reductase, whose protein sequence is MEKRKIKNTDLAVAPINFGGNVFGWTLDEQQSFDILDRFTEAGFNFVDTADTYSWWVNGKGGQSEEIIGKWMKSRANRKDIVLATKVGSETKEHGFDISRKHILQSVDESLQRLQTDHIDIYYTHFDDHTTPVEETLSAYDEIIKAGKVRYIAASNLSPERLKASFEASEKYSLPKYVALQPHYNLMEREGFEKNYAPLAEQFNLSVFPYWSLAAGFLTGKYRTEADLTKSARGEGVRKYLNPKGLEVLKALDQVGEKHKAPQSTVALAWLLANPLITAPIVSATSASQLETLFNAPKLVLDQEDLDLLNKASN, encoded by the coding sequence ATGGAAAAAAGAAAGATCAAAAACACAGATCTTGCCGTAGCTCCCATCAATTTTGGAGGCAATGTGTTTGGCTGGACTCTGGATGAACAACAGTCTTTTGATATACTTGACCGGTTTACAGAAGCCGGTTTCAATTTTGTAGACACTGCAGACACCTATTCATGGTGGGTAAACGGTAAAGGCGGTCAATCTGAAGAAATCATCGGAAAATGGATGAAAAGCCGTGCCAACCGTAAGGATATCGTACTCGCAACCAAAGTAGGTTCGGAAACGAAAGAACATGGATTTGATATCAGCAGGAAACATATCTTACAATCCGTTGATGAATCACTGCAAAGACTTCAGACGGATCATATTGATATTTATTATACCCATTTTGACGATCATACCACTCCGGTAGAAGAAACACTTTCTGCCTATGATGAGATTATCAAAGCGGGAAAAGTACGCTATATTGCAGCCTCCAATCTGTCTCCGGAACGTTTGAAGGCTTCATTTGAGGCATCAGAAAAGTACAGTCTTCCTAAATATGTAGCATTACAGCCGCATTACAACCTGATGGAAAGAGAAGGTTTTGAAAAAAATTATGCCCCTCTGGCAGAACAGTTTAACCTGAGTGTATTCCCATACTGGTCTCTGGCTGCAGGATTTTTGACAGGTAAATACCGCACTGAAGCCGACCTTACAAAAAGCGCAAGGGGAGAAGGCGTAAGAAAATACCTGAATCCTAAAGGCCTTGAAGTCTTAAAAGCTTTGGATCAGGTGGGAGAGAAACATAAAGCTCCTCAAAGCACGGTTGCTTTAGCATGGTTATTAGCGAATCCGTTGATCACAGCACCTATCGTAAGTGCAACCAGTGCATCACAGCTTGAAACACTGTTCAATGCTCCCAAACTTGTACTGGACCAGGAAGATCTTGATCTGTTGAATAAAGCCAGCAACTGA
- a CDS encoding chloride channel protein translates to MKIHNKKKYLSFLKFKRDFQKYGLEKARSYELILHWLNNRLSRNQFLVLSGILVGCTAGLAGVILKTLVHNIHYFITNKVHFEYQILFYIVFPFLGIVLTTMIVLTLFKGQDRKGIGAILYEIAQNSSIVASVKMYSQVIQSAITVGLGGSAGLESPIAVTGAAIGSNYAQTYRLSYKERTLLLAAGATAGIASAFNAPIAGIMFAFEILLTGVVFTDFIPLVVAAVCGSLLSRILLQEDVLFRFYTRDPFNYKNVPYYLILGLVTGLYARYFVIISQKVEHFIKGLQLSKMRKAMFGGAVLSLLCVLFPPLFGEGYETVKAFTNGNTYSIIENSFFRYFEIGDWTIIVFLVLVLLLKAFATSFTIFSGGNGGNFAPSLFAGGTLGYLFALVCQHIGFTDVPVTNLVLVGMAGAMSGVLYAPLTAIFLIAESSFGYDLFIPLMIVSVMSYLIAKWFSPISPELKSLADEGKIFTNKHDKNLLFALRTEDFIDQYSQTINENASITELFELVKNGNKNIFAVVDDHRKLKGVLTLDDIRPYLFNKETDSLQTVIQVMKAPPAILHREDKPLEILQTFDNTGVWNLPVVSEANDFIGFISKSSILMSYRQLLKEYSD, encoded by the coding sequence GTGAAAATTCACAACAAAAAAAAGTACCTAAGTTTCCTTAAATTTAAAAGAGATTTCCAGAAATACGGATTAGAAAAAGCACGCAGCTATGAGCTTATCCTGCACTGGCTGAACAACAGACTGAGCCGGAATCAGTTTCTGGTGCTTTCCGGAATTCTGGTAGGGTGTACAGCGGGTCTTGCCGGAGTCATCCTGAAAACACTGGTACACAACATCCATTATTTTATTACCAATAAAGTTCACTTTGAATACCAGATCTTATTTTATATTGTATTTCCTTTTCTGGGCATTGTACTGACGACAATGATCGTTTTAACCCTTTTCAAAGGCCAGGACAGAAAAGGGATTGGGGCTATCCTGTATGAAATTGCCCAGAATTCCAGTATTGTGGCTTCTGTTAAAATGTATTCACAGGTTATTCAGAGTGCGATTACCGTGGGATTGGGAGGTTCTGCCGGGTTAGAAAGCCCGATAGCCGTTACCGGGGCAGCCATCGGATCAAATTATGCCCAAACCTACAGGCTCAGCTACAAGGAACGTACCCTGTTGCTGGCAGCGGGGGCAACTGCCGGTATTGCTTCAGCATTCAACGCACCTATTGCAGGAATTATGTTTGCATTTGAAATCCTGCTCACCGGGGTTGTTTTTACAGATTTTATTCCTTTGGTGGTGGCGGCAGTCTGCGGGAGTCTTTTATCCCGGATTTTACTTCAGGAAGATGTTCTTTTCAGGTTTTATACCAGAGATCCCTTTAATTATAAAAACGTACCCTATTATCTTATCCTGGGATTGGTTACCGGCCTGTATGCCCGTTATTTTGTGATCATTTCCCAGAAAGTGGAGCATTTCATCAAAGGACTCCAACTTTCAAAGATGCGTAAAGCAATGTTCGGAGGCGCTGTTCTGTCATTGCTCTGTGTTCTTTTTCCTCCTTTATTCGGGGAAGGATATGAAACGGTCAAGGCTTTTACCAATGGAAATACTTATTCGATCATTGAAAACAGTTTCTTCAGGTATTTCGAAATCGGAGACTGGACGATCATTGTATTTCTGGTGCTGGTATTGCTTTTAAAAGCATTTGCAACTTCTTTTACCATATTCAGTGGCGGGAACGGGGGGAATTTTGCCCCTTCACTTTTTGCAGGAGGTACACTGGGGTATTTATTTGCGCTGGTTTGCCAGCATATAGGTTTCACGGATGTGCCTGTTACCAATCTTGTTCTTGTAGGAATGGCAGGAGCAATGAGTGGCGTTCTGTATGCTCCCCTTACTGCAATATTTCTGATTGCAGAATCCAGTTTTGGATATGACCTGTTTATCCCGCTGATGATTGTTTCTGTAATGTCCTATCTTATTGCCAAATGGTTCTCGCCTATTTCTCCGGAACTGAAATCATTGGCAGACGAAGGGAAAATTTTTACAAATAAGCATGATAAAAACCTCCTTTTTGCATTGAGAACAGAAGATTTTATTGATCAATATTCACAGACCATCAATGAGAATGCGTCTATTACAGAGCTTTTTGAGCTTGTGAAAAACGGAAACAAGAATATTTTTGCGGTAGTGGATGATCACAGAAAACTGAAAGGAGTACTTACTCTGGATGATATCAGGCCTTACCTTTTCAATAAAGAAACCGATTCTTTACAAACGGTGATCCAGGTGATGAAAGCTCCTCCAGCGATTCTCCATCGTGAAGATAAACCTCTGGAAATTCTTCAGACTTTTGATAATACCGGTGTATGGAATCTTCCGGTAGTGAGTGAAGCCAATGATTTCATAGGGTTTATTTCAAAATCTTCTATCCTCATGAGCTACAGACAACTGCTGAAAGAGTATTCTGATTAG
- a CDS encoding SDR family oxidoreductase has product MKNHRKPPFFGETVVITGASSGIGKATAEAFAEQGADLVLAARNEDALNETAELCRKFGVSVIAVPTDMSDAEEVSRLVAEALEFSGKIDYWVNNAGVLAFGKFEEIPTEITEQIIKTNLLGYMHAAHAVLPVFKRQKRGVLLNNISIGGWMPAPYGTAYTASKFGIRGMVETLQGEVSDFPDIHICALYPGFQKSSGIEHAANYSGIKLSTPPPAFDPRELAASIVKTAKNPTEASYPDWSAVVFKNLYEIFPGMIRYISSAGMRLIMKKDRKDENTAGNILAPSRGNTGIDGKTLFSIPSNTLIMAGAGIVGAIAAGMLFSGKNKKVE; this is encoded by the coding sequence ATGAAAAATCACAGAAAACCTCCCTTTTTTGGAGAAACAGTTGTCATCACCGGAGCCTCCAGCGGAATTGGTAAGGCTACCGCAGAAGCCTTTGCAGAGCAGGGAGCAGATCTCGTTCTGGCTGCACGTAATGAAGACGCTCTGAATGAAACGGCAGAACTATGCAGGAAATTTGGAGTTTCAGTTATTGCTGTTCCTACGGATATGTCTGATGCAGAAGAAGTTTCAAGGCTTGTAGCGGAGGCTCTTGAGTTTAGCGGAAAGATTGATTATTGGGTCAATAATGCCGGAGTATTGGCTTTTGGAAAATTTGAAGAAATCCCTACAGAGATTACAGAACAGATCATTAAAACCAACCTTTTAGGTTATATGCATGCCGCCCATGCAGTACTTCCTGTTTTTAAACGACAGAAAAGAGGCGTCTTGCTTAATAATATTTCTATTGGCGGCTGGATGCCTGCACCTTACGGAACCGCTTATACGGCTTCAAAATTCGGTATCCGCGGCATGGTGGAAACTTTGCAGGGAGAGGTCTCTGATTTTCCGGACATTCATATCTGTGCGCTTTATCCCGGATTTCAGAAATCTTCCGGAATAGAACATGCAGCCAACTATTCAGGCATAAAGCTGAGCACTCCTCCACCGGCATTTGATCCCCGTGAGCTGGCAGCTTCTATTGTAAAAACTGCTAAAAATCCGACAGAAGCTTCATATCCGGACTGGTCTGCCGTGGTTTTTAAAAATTTATATGAAATATTTCCAGGTATGATCCGGTATATTTCTTCTGCCGGTATGCGGCTGATCATGAAGAAGGACCGTAAAGATGAAAATACAGCAGGAAACATACTGGCTCCTTCCAGAGGCAATACGGGAATTGATGGAAAGACATTATTTTCTATCCCTTCCAACACACTCATTATGGCAGGGGCAGGAATTGTGGGAGCCATTGCTGCAGGAATGCTGTTTTCGGGGAAAAATAAAAAAGTGGAGTGA